CTTTCGTGGTGATGCATTGGAAACTCTCGATCAGCAGCAGGGGGAATTCGATATCATTTTCATGGATATCGACAAACATCAGTATCCTTCCGGTTTTTTGAAAGGATTTCCGCGACTCCGTAAAGGTGGATTGTTTATCACGGACAATGTGCTCTGGTCCGGTAGAATCCTTGAGTCCCAGCCCGATGTATCAACTCGCGCAATCATTCACTACAACGAAATGATCTTCAACACGCCCAGCGCCTTCTCAACGA
The window above is part of the bacterium genome. Proteins encoded here:
- a CDS encoding methyltransferase produces the protein FRGDALETLDQQQGEFDIIFMDIDKHQYPSGFLKGFPRLRKGGLFITDNVLWSGRILESQPDVSTRAIIHYNEMIFNTPSAFSTILPIRDGVAVTMKI